DNA from Pelodiscus sinensis isolate JC-2024 chromosome 1, ASM4963464v1, whole genome shotgun sequence:
TGTGTtgttgtgcaagagcatccatggcagtgtggacgcgctcatgcgcaagaaagctctgatagccattttagaaatacgggtttcttgtgcaagaaatccctgttcccgtccacactagcctttttgcacaaCTGCTCTTGTGCTAAGatttattcctcgtggggagaggaataacttgtgTGCAAAAAACACTATCTTCTGATGacctactgtaaactttcttgtgtaagaactggcttgtagtgtggatgctccacaagtttttgcgcaagaaaggccattcagtgtagacatagccctagagcacataagaacataagaacggccgtactaggtcagaccaaaggtccatctagcccagtatcctgtctgccgacagtggccagcaccaggtgccccacagagggtggaccgaaaacaatgatcaagcgatttgtctcctgccatctctctctagcctctgacaaacagaggccaaggacaccattttatcccctggctaatagccttttatggacctaacatccaagaaattatctagcttctctttaaactctattatagtcctagccttcacagcctcctctggcaaggagttccacaggttgactacacgctgtgtgaagaagaactttcttttattagttttaaacctgctacctattaatttcatttggtgtcctctagttcttctatttagggaactaataaataacttttctttattggccctctccacaccactcatgattttatagacctctatcatatcccccctcagtctcctcttttctaaactgaaaagtcccagtcgctttaacccctcctcatatgggacccgttccaaacccctaatcattttagttgcccttttctgaactctttccaaggccaaaatatcttttttgaggtgaggagaccacatctgtacacagtattcaagatgtgggtgtaccatagttttatacagggcagtaagatattctgggtcttattttctatccttttcctaataattcctagcatcctatttgcctttttgaccgccgctgcacactgtgtggaagttttcagagaactgtccacgataactccaagatctctttcctgatctgtcgtagccaaattagcccccatcatactgtacgtatagttggggttatttttccgaatgttcattactttacacttattcacattaaatttcatttgccattttgctgcccaatcactcaatttggtgagatcttcttggagtccctcacttGGAGTTCCCAGAACAACTTGCGTTAATTTGCAAGTGCCAAAGCATTATCTTTTGCCTTTTTTAGTTTCTGCTGCAGCATCTATAAAACACCTTGATCACCCGTCTCAGGATCTCTTGTGTGCTCATCCCATAAATAATGGGGTTTAACATCGGGGGAAGAAGCAGATGGAGGTTGCCCAGGAGGTTAAGAATAGAACCGGGGATGATGTGCCCCAATTGGTGGGCAAAAGAGGTGAAAAAGGATGGTGTGTAGAACATCAGTATGACAGAGATGTGGGAGCCGCAGGTGCGCAGAgccttgagccgggcgtccttggATGGGAGCTCAAACACAGCTCTGAGGATCAGCACGTAAGAGACAGCGATGAGCACAGCATCCAAGCCAAATGCTAGAAGAGCTATGACTATGCCGTGCAGCAGGTTGAGTGTGATATCGCTGCAGGCCAACCGAGCGAGGCCCATGTGCTGGCAATAGGTGTGAGGCAGGAGGTTGGTTCTGCAAAAGTTCAGCCGCTTTACGAGAAAGATGGCAGGGAAAATGAGACAGAAACTCCTTGTAAGAACCGCCAGCCCGATCTTCCCGATCACAGGCTTGGTGAGCAGGGTGGTGTATCTCAGGGGGTTGCAGATGGCAACGTACCGATCAaacgccatggccagcaggatggCCGACTCGGCGATAAAACTGACATGGacgaagaacatctgggtgaggcaggcagcaaAAGAAATTTCCCCTGCTCCAAACCAGAATAGATCCAGCATCTTGGGCACTGTGGTGGTGGATAACAGCAGATCAGCAGAGGCCAGCATGGAGATAAAaaggtacatgggctcatggaggcttggttCTGTCACTATGATGAATAGGAGGAAAGAGTTCCCCAAAAGTGCTGTAATGTACATAAGACAGAAGGGGGTGGCGAGCCAGATGTTAGACTCCTCTGTTCCAGGAAAGCCGGTGAGGATGAAGGTGACAGGATCAAAAATGCTGTGATTGTCGGCTGGCATCACATACCATCCCTTGGAGTGTCCACTCAGCTTCCAGGAACTAACAGCAAAAGGAACAAAATTTCAGTGGGAACCGGAGTGTGAGCAAGGACTATGAAGCGGGCAATGACCTGTCCCttgcggagggggggggcaacGTGGGAAATTAAGGGGACCCCCCCCAGCTAGCCTCCCCTCATACTGTGGTGCTAGGACAAGCTACAGACGTGCTCCCTTTTGTTCACTTCCCCCAGCATTCCCACGGGGACACAATCCTGTTGTGATTACACGAGCCACTGGGTGTGAAACTAAaattgggaggctgcagccaAATTAAGCATAAGCTTCCCAGAATGCGGTGTAGACTCATAGAATTTGctccctccctcaatgtggagaggaaCATGCTACATACTTTGCCCCTCGTGCTATTATTTTCCCAGGCACTTCACTGCAATTCACTGGTTGAGAGAAAACCAAAGCAAATGTATTAACCAGAAAGTTCAAATTTGTAAGTGATCATAAGTGATAGCAAATAGACCAAAGCAGATCACCCGGCAAACAAATTCTCACCCTAGCAAATAGTACAAGCAAACTGTCAGATTCTCAAGCTCCAAGCTGCACTTCCCTTGTAGCttggaatccccaggtcttttaTAGCAGGAAGAAATTCCTTTAGCCTGGGTCCAGCACTTCCCCACAGTTCAGTCTTTCTTCCTTGGGGGCTCGCAGGAGTCTTGTTGTGTGGGGAGTGAAGAAAAAAAGGTGAAACCACTTTGCGTCTTTAGCCTATGACGGGACCGGCATTTCAAATGTGTTCCCTAGACCTCTTGGAGGAAAGCTACAGATATCCCAGGATGGAGTCCAGAGGCACATGGGCTGGTCACATGCCCCTGCAGAGCGATAGCATCCAGTATCCATGGGTGGCCTCGAGTAGTCTCAAGAAGATTCTCCAGGTGGGAGAGAAGTTTCTCTCAGAGCCTATTGTTTTACCCATTGTCCTGaacaggcccctctccaccagcTATCTCGATTGAAAGCATCTAGCCAGGTCGACATGACCCAGGTGTAATCACAATAGAATTACAGATGTAACTTCCAATACAAAACCAGTGACCGCAAACAAATAGCAAATTGTAACGTATCCAATGACACTTCACATGACCCATTTTGTACAAACTGCATCCTGACACCATCATAAACTAATCGTGTCACCATGACATACGAAGTGCACACAAAATCATGAATACCATTGAAAACTTCtttgtggccatgtctacacaaggaaactatttcaaaattactctatttgacttaataacttccAATCTAACAAagtcgaaatagtgtgtccaaactccagggaagccttgaaattagtctgaggcaggcttcattCATGTGGAGGGGCTGCCTTGTACTTAGACCCCCAGAActcactggggagtaatttgttcgaattactctggggagcagttattttgaactaGTGGCACTGGAGcttccacactactgttatttcaaaataactatttcagaactagagggagtacagatttcgaattgagtggcctgttatttcaaaataacggggctTAGTAGTGTGAATGCCGAGCTTATCAATTCAGcctaaggggggttattctggaataaagtcctaggctgcgtctagattggcatgatttttccggaaatgcttttaatggaaaagttttccgttaaaagcatttttggaacagagtgtctagattggcatggacgcttttccacaaaaaagccccgattgccattttcgccatcggggcttttttgcggaaaacaaatctgagctgtctacatgggcccttttgtgcaaaagctttgcgcaaaagggacttttgcctgaacgggagcagaatagtatttctgcaagaagcactgatttcttacagtaggaagtcagtgcttttgtggaaattcaagcgaccagtgtagacagctggcaagtttttccggaaaagcagctgattttccggaaaaactggccagtctagacacagccctagtgtagaacAGAATTGTGTGACAGCTTGGACCACAAATCCAAAAATGTTCTCTGGCTACGGAAGTTCTCCATTCCCAAAGAAGAAAGATGGTTGGATGCATCTGGCCCCTCCTGTTGTCTATTCCCACCTCAGAATCCCTCCTCCACATGCTTTCCCTCAGGGCTCAATAGTGACTCTGAAAATGAGTTAAAACAGCCACATGACTGGTTCCTTTTCCCCTTACCCCAGGTTCACACTCGCTGCTGTGGAGTCACCCCCGGTGATAGTGGCATGAGGGCAAAGCCTGTTACATTCCCAAGACCTTCACCCAAGAAACATTCAAGCACACAGCTAAGCTGGTGGGTAAACTCACCTTCATTTGTACAAAAATAATCACATGAAAAAATGTGTACATTTGTACAACAGGATTGGCCCTAAATATGATGTGCGAGTCCCAAGTGAGGTCCAGTGTACACTACAGACCTATATTGGGATAACGACATTGTTCAGGGGTGTGAAACATCCACCCCTGTGAGTGATGCTGTTACACTGACCTAGCCCTAAAAGCAGCCAGTTGCAAACTGAGTGAGAGGCCAAAAATGGACAGACACAGAGGGAGTTTGCTGGGGTTCGACAGGGACTCTGAAAATGAGTTAAAACAGACACACAACTGGCTTCTTCAGGTTCTGAGGCCTTGACCCAAGAAACACTCAAGCTCCCAAGTAAACTTGTGAGTAAATTCCCCTTGACTTTTATGAAAATTGTCACATgaaaacatttttacatttttcaggattgggcccaaaaTAGGATGGGCCAGTCCCTAGTGAGGTCCAGTCTATACTACAGACCTATATTGGGATAACgacattgctcaggggtgtggtaAACCCACCCCCGTGTGTGATGCTCTTACACCGACCTAACCTTATCAGTAGCCAGTTGCAAACCAAGTGAGTGGCCAACAGAGGACAGACATACAAGGAGTTGACCTGGGGGGATTCCCAGGGAGTTTCTGTGCCACTCAGTGAGCAGGAACGACAGCTGAAGAAGCTCTTTGAAGGAGGACAATGCTGCTGATGAGCGAtcagagttgtgacctgggaagggggagcaaggaGTTGGAGGCACAAGTCATGTTCTGGTCCATCCTCCTGGTAGATGGAAGAGACTCAGGTAACCAGGGACCATCAAAGTGTGGAGGTAAATGGGTGGTTGTCCAAGTggcatgggagagagagagaacttttgaTTCTTTGACCAGGGGATGTTGTCCGAAGAAGAAGACTTGCTAGCCCCTGGCCATTGCCTTTGAaaggaagaatcccatgcactgccccaaactggggaccaactggctaagtggcCACTCTGCAGAAACAGCCCTGGGGAGAGCAGTGGGTGAGAAACCGGATATGACTGGGCAGCATGACCCTGATTTCCAGAAAGGCCAATGGCATCCTGGGTGGCCTTAGTGGTTGTATTGCCCGCAGACTGAGGGAAATGATTCTTCCCCCCTGTTTGgccctggggaggccacatctggagcactgggtccagttctgggtcccccacaacacaaaggatgtggacgcattggagagggtccagtggagggtaaccaaaatgaggagggggctggagcacatgatgtaTGAGAACAGGCTgatttgggctcatttagtctgcagtagaagactaagggtatgtctacactacaatgttagttcgaactaactctgtagtgtagacataccctaagggaggatttgacagcagcctgcaacttcctgaataGTCAAGAGAATGGATCttggctgttctcaggggtggcaggtggcagaaagaggagcaatgggctcaagttgcagtgggggaggtctaggctggatatgaggaaaaactatttccctaggttgGTGGGGAAGTAcggggacgggttccctagggaggtggatGGAGTCTCTGATCTTGAAGGTTTCTGCgttctggcttgaccaagccctggcagggatggtttggttgtggttggtcctgctttgggcagggtgttGTATTTGATGACCACCTGAAAATGGGTAACTTGTCCCATATTTTCCATCTTCCCCTGATCTCTACTGGCTGGTCCTGGTATTGGCCAGGTCCCTGCTGGTCAGGCGCCCGCCACCAGCAATGAGTGTGGAGGGGCCCAACACCTGACTATCGGGATGGGTgcatcaggctggggtgggggcggggtggagCTGCAGTGGGCAGGGTGATCCGCTCCCCATGCTGCTCGTTAGCACAGCCTGGGTTTCATGGCAACTCTCGGCCAGCAGGGGGTGGCCCCTCCCATTTCTGGCCGGCATTGGCTGCCTGCGCTGAGCTGCCGTGGCTGGTGAGTTTAGGCAGGTACTGGGCAGGGCCTGTTTTGGGTCACTTCTCGTGCCCACCCTCCCTCCATGACTCTGACTGCTTGGCCCCTTCACCCCCAACTAGCCGAGGAAGAGCTGAGATGTGCGCAGGCTAAACCCCTGCCCAGCGCTGGCCCAGGGAGACCCCTCAGCTAGTGTCTGcagtggagggcaggggtgggaagcaTTTTCCAGCCTGTCCGTGCCCCAAACCATCACCCTCTCCATGGACTTAGCACCACGTTCCTGCGCGGCCATACGGGACCCATCTAGGGCCATGCACCTGATGAGGAGAGCCATGCAGTTTGAGGGGGGGAGTAGTGGAGGGTTCTGGAGAGGAGAGAGGTGCACGGTGAGGTGGGGAATAGGGGGTGAGGAGCGTGGTCCATGAAGGGCTGTAGCACGCAGAGTGGGAAtaagcccctcccctctctctacCTCGGGCCTGGGGATGCCGCACtcccctggagccagccctggagagggtgtggctgcagggaaggggctggggggattCTTTCTGACGGccacagccctggggcagcctgcaccccaaaaccctcATTCCCAGTCACATTTCCGAGCCCCTGCCGGAACCCTCATCACACCAAccacctgccccatccctgcccccccccccacagcccccgccctgtGGGTGCACGTCACCGATTGCAGCCAACCAGCAGCAGAAGGAATTAGAGGTAACATTGCATAgcccgctcctcccctcccctccccctcctctccatgtCCTGCCACCAGGGAGCAAGGGGGATTTTCCATGCCACagtcaccctcccctgctgagcccccaccctTTGGGTCAGGCTGGCTGAAGCTCCCGCAGCTGAAGGTCCCTGGGTCTCTGAGGCAAAAcactccagcctctgacagagtttgcagggcccaggcGGTTCACTGACAGAGGGGCCCGGCCGATGGAGGCTCAGCCGATGAGGAGGGAGCCTGCGACTAATCTCCGAGGCCTTTGCGTGTCCCTGGCACGCggcgctccagccccatgtgCAATTCGCAGGACAGGCgctgaggcaggagagggcagagcTGAATTTATGGAGTCTGCGGGCGGTTCTCATGGCCCCGTACATGAGGGGAGGGGTCGCAGACCTGTCAGAGAAGCCAGTCTCCGTGCCGGGCGAAGGACGCCGTCTCCACAGAAGAGCCGGTGTGACAGGGACAAACGCAAATTGACAAGCTGCCTTTGGCATGTGGCAACGTATCGCAGCTCGAGGAAGGCAAAAcgcctcctgcctcctgccctcgccAGCCCACAGCACCCCACCTCTCCAGGCCCCTAGGCGTACACACGCCCAGTAGCTTCCCCAGCAAGCAAGACATGGAAGACCATGGAGACGGGGAACAGGAGAGGTGGCCCActcacagacagagcccaggGCAACCAGCCGGCCAGTTTGTGTCTCAAACCCAGCCAGACCCCCTGCCAAAGCTTCCCGGCCCCTCACTCGCTCCCTGCCCTGTGCTCGTGGGGAGGGTAAGGACATCGGAGGGGTGTGAAGAagctgctgggggaggcccccctccctctccaacctgcctccccaggcagggagcagtgccCCAGACAACGCTGAGCCTACAGGGGGATGGGACCCGCCGGGCTGGGGCAAGTGGGGACGCGGCGAGGCTGGAAAGTGGGGCTCTGGCTGAGCAAGGGGGCTCAGAACCATGCCTGGCTCAGCTGGCCCGGGGGCTGCACGGAGCACACAGGGCCCGAGGCAACTGCTCCCTAAGGCTGGGACTGAACACATCCCTGGGTCTTCACCTCTTCCTGCCTGCACTAccgggacgtgggggggggggggcagctgggtgaTATTGGTGGCCAGCAGCGGCCTGGAGGAGTGGGCTGCCTCTTGATACTGTGAAGGCAGCATGGGACACACCACATCCAGCCCTGGTGGGTGTGGGAATGAGGAGAGACATGAGCCAGGTCGCCTCTCGCCCGtctctcccagcctggggctgaaagcaactccctcccacccccgttcTCTCCCACACAGACTCAAAACGCTGCTGCTGGCCAGAATCGGGTGCCAACTCTGGtgcaaatccatggggctggGGGCATGGGACCCTGCCAGCATCCGagatcccctcccctctccaggagaggcaggtcctgccccggggcccagccaGGCTTGGGGGGAGGAGCGAGCCAGCCTGGATGTTCCCTGTGAAAGAGGAGCACAGGAATGGGGGTGTCGCCTCAGCCCATTCGAAGACCCAGGCCGGAAGGTACCGGAAAGGAGCCCCGCAGCTCAGGGCTGCTTTGGAACAGGGCTCGGGCAACTCAACGCTGATGTCAGGGGCCTGCCCAGCCTCGTTCCCAGCGGTCGCTGAGGAACCTCCCGGGATGCCAGTAACACCACCCGGCATCCCGGACTCAGCGTGGGGGAAGACGtgggtttgcccacgaaagcgcatgacaCGCccctgtgacggcgtgttggaggtcccccgcctcctgcacccccgtagtggcacgaacagaccccaccagccagtagaatagagggagtttattgcttctccaggatacagcacagcacagatgta
Protein-coding regions in this window:
- the LOC102457481 gene encoding olfactory receptor 52B2-like gives rise to the protein MPADNHSIFDPVTFILTGFPGTEESNIWLATPFCLMYITALLGNSFLLFIIVTEPSLHEPMYLFISMLASADLLLSTTTVPKMLDLFWFGAGEISFAACLTQMFFVHVSFIAESAILLAMAFDRYVAICNPLRYTTLLTKPVIGKIGLAVLTRSFCLIFPAIFLVKRLNFCRTNLLPHTYCQHMGLARLACSDITLNLLHGIVIALLAFGLDAVLIAVSYVLILRAVFELPSKDARLKALRTCGSHISVILMFYTPSFFTSFAHQLGHIIPGSILNLLGNLHLLLPPMLNPIIYGMSTQEILRRVIKVFYRCCSRN